One region of Cytobacillus sp. IB215665 genomic DNA includes:
- the hemE gene encoding uroporphyrinogen decarboxylase: protein MANNTILNDTFLKACRGEKTDYVPVWYMRQAGRSQPEYRKIKEKYSLFDITHQPELCAYVTRLPVEQYNVDAAILYKDIMTPLPAMGVDVEIKSGIGPVISNPIRSLNDVENLGEINPEADVPYVLDTIKLLTTEQLNVPLISFSGAPFTLASYMIEGGPSKNYNKTKAFMYAEPTAWFALMDKLGDMVITYVKSQINAGASAIQIFDSWVGALNVADYRYFIKPIMNRIFSELSEEQVPLIMFGVGASHLAKEWHDLPLNVVGLDWRLPIKEARSIGIHKPVQGNLDPAILLAPWEVIEERTKAILDQGMELPGYIFNLGHGVFPEVQPDTLKRLTTFIHDYSLNK, encoded by the coding sequence ATGGCAAACAACACAATTTTAAATGATACGTTTTTGAAGGCATGTAGAGGTGAAAAGACAGATTACGTGCCTGTTTGGTACATGCGTCAAGCTGGACGCTCACAACCAGAATACAGAAAGATAAAAGAAAAATACTCGCTTTTTGACATTACTCATCAACCAGAACTTTGTGCGTATGTGACGAGACTTCCAGTTGAGCAATATAATGTTGATGCAGCAATTTTATATAAAGATATTATGACTCCTCTTCCGGCAATGGGGGTTGATGTAGAAATTAAATCAGGTATCGGACCAGTTATATCGAATCCGATACGTTCATTAAACGATGTTGAAAATCTAGGAGAAATAAATCCAGAAGCTGATGTACCATATGTTCTTGATACAATTAAATTATTGACTACAGAACAATTAAATGTACCACTAATTAGTTTTTCGGGAGCACCATTTACACTTGCTAGCTATATGATTGAGGGAGGTCCGTCGAAAAATTACAATAAGACGAAAGCCTTTATGTATGCAGAACCAACTGCTTGGTTTGCCTTAATGGACAAGTTAGGAGACATGGTTATTACATATGTAAAATCACAAATTAATGCAGGTGCTAGTGCGATACAAATATTTGATTCATGGGTTGGTGCATTAAATGTTGCAGATTATCGTTATTTTATTAAACCAATAATGAATCGAATTTTTTCAGAACTAAGCGAAGAGCAAGTTCCATTAATCATGTTTGGTGTTGGTGCAAGCCATTTAGCTAAAGAATGGCATGATTTACCATTAAATGTTGTAGGTTTAGATTGGCGACTTCCGATAAAAGAAGCTAGGTCTATAGGTATTCATAAACCAGTACAAGGAAACCTTGACCCAGCAATTTTACTCGCACCGTGGGAAGTCATTGAAGAACGAACTAAAGCAATATTAGATCAAGGTATGGAGTTACCTGGTTATATTTTTAATCTCGGTCATGGGGTATTTCCGGAAGTTCAACCTGATACTTTAAAACGTCTTACTACATTTATCCATGATTATTCATTAAACAAGTAA
- the hemY gene encoding protoporphyrinogen oxidase codes for MKRRTVVIGGGITGVTTAYYLQKEARERGISLACTLIESSNHLGGKIQTAERDGFVIEKGPDSFLERKRSASRLATEVGLGDELVNNSTGQSFVQVKGNLHPMPGGSIMGIPTQIAPFVTTGLFSPFGKIRAAADFVLPKSKVVGDQSLGQFFRRRLGDEVVENLIEPLLSGIYAGDIDKLSLLSTFPQFHQVEQKHGSLIVGMKSMTPRKAKNAEKGKAKGMFLTVSTGLQSLVEAVEEKLDAGSVLKNTSVIKLEKVNDEYIVHLSNGEQIIADTVVITTPHEITQNILADYSFFDGFKNMPSTSVATVALAFPQSAINKDIDGTGFVVSRNSDYTITACTWTHKKWPHTTPKGKILLRCYVGRAGDEAIVDQTDDEIIKVVLEDLNKTMNITSDPEFSIITRWKKSMPQYTVGHKERVENVKEIMEKDLPGVFLAGSSFEGLGIPDCIDQGEEAVKKVLEYIQTHSKELVEVN; via the coding sequence GTGAAGAGAAGGACTGTCGTAATTGGTGGTGGTATCACTGGAGTAACAACAGCATATTACTTGCAAAAGGAAGCAAGAGAGAGAGGGATTTCTTTAGCATGTACGTTAATAGAATCTTCCAATCATCTCGGAGGAAAGATTCAAACAGCCGAACGAGATGGCTTTGTTATTGAGAAGGGACCAGATTCCTTTTTAGAAAGGAAGAGAAGTGCATCAAGACTAGCTACAGAGGTGGGACTAGGAGATGAACTAGTAAATAATTCTACCGGACAATCTTTTGTACAAGTTAAAGGAAACTTACACCCGATGCCAGGTGGCTCCATTATGGGAATTCCTACACAAATTGCTCCATTTGTTACAACAGGATTGTTTTCGCCATTCGGTAAAATTCGAGCAGCAGCTGATTTTGTATTACCCAAATCAAAAGTAGTTGGTGATCAATCATTAGGACAATTTTTCCGCAGACGATTAGGTGATGAAGTTGTAGAGAATTTAATAGAGCCATTACTATCAGGTATATATGCAGGTGATATTGACAAACTGAGCTTATTATCAACTTTTCCGCAATTTCATCAAGTTGAACAAAAGCATGGTAGTTTAATAGTCGGAATGAAGAGTATGACACCACGAAAAGCGAAAAATGCTGAGAAAGGTAAAGCAAAAGGGATGTTCTTAACTGTTTCAACTGGTTTACAATCGTTAGTTGAAGCAGTTGAGGAGAAGTTAGATGCTGGTTCAGTATTAAAGAACACAAGTGTGATCAAGTTAGAAAAGGTAAATGATGAATATATTGTTCATTTAAGTAATGGTGAGCAAATAATAGCTGATACGGTTGTTATTACAACACCACATGAAATTACCCAAAACATTCTTGCTGATTATTCGTTTTTTGATGGATTTAAAAATATGCCATCAACTTCAGTTGCTACAGTTGCACTTGCATTTCCGCAGTCTGCAATCAACAAAGACATAGATGGTACAGGGTTTGTTGTCTCAAGAAATAGTGATTATACCATCACTGCATGTACTTGGACACATAAGAAATGGCCACATACAACACCAAAAGGAAAAATACTGTTACGGTGCTATGTCGGTAGAGCTGGAGATGAAGCAATTGTTGATCAAACTGATGATGAGATCATAAAAGTTGTTTTAGAAGATTTAAATAAAACAATGAATATTACTAGCGATCCAGAGTTTTCTATTATAACTCGATGGAAAAAATCAATGCCTCAATACACTGTTGGACACAAAGAACGAGTAGAGAATGTGAAAGAAATAATGGAGAAGGATTTGCCCGGCGTATTTTTAGCAGGAAGCTCGTTCGAAGGCTTAGGCATCCCAGATTGTATAGATCAAGGTGAAGAGGCAGTTAAGAAAGTTTTAGAATATATCCAAACGCATTCAAAAGAACTAGTAGAGGTTAACTAA
- a CDS encoding helix-turn-helix domain-containing protein, with amino-acid sequence MVKDRKQLIIDAATKSFSLFGYKATTMDQVAKLANVGKGTIYTFFKNKEELFDEITSSLIAEMKEAAEEAIDPTLRFHENAHRALYKILEFRKRHQLMIKLIEEENQIGTPAVQEAMVKLEDAIIGFIKQKIIVAIDKKEMRNCDPEMTAFIFLKLYIALIFDWEKNREPLDKEQILHLFELYFLEGLSIR; translated from the coding sequence GTGGTTAAAGATCGAAAACAACTAATAATAGACGCAGCGACAAAATCTTTTTCTTTGTTTGGGTATAAAGCAACAACGATGGACCAAGTCGCAAAACTCGCTAATGTTGGGAAAGGTACGATATATACATTCTTTAAAAATAAGGAAGAGTTATTTGACGAAATAACATCTTCATTAATTGCTGAAATGAAAGAGGCTGCCGAAGAAGCTATTGATCCAACATTACGTTTCCACGAAAATGCGCATAGAGCTTTATACAAAATTTTAGAATTTAGAAAGAGACACCAACTGATGATTAAGTTAATTGAAGAGGAAAATCAGATTGGTACACCTGCTGTCCAAGAAGCTATGGTTAAACTCGAAGATGCTATTATTGGATTTATTAAACAGAAAATTATCGTTGCAATAGATAAAAAAGAAATGAGAAATTGTGATCCAGAAATGACCGCATTTATCTTTTTAAAATTGTATATTGCATTAATTTTTGATTGGGAAAAAAATCGCGAACCGTTAGATAAGGAACAAATATTACACTTATTCGAGCTCTATTTCTTAGAGGGATTATCAATTAGATGA
- a CDS encoding PBP1A family penicillin-binding protein: MLKVISKASVIIFFTFFVGLVAYLFIIYAGDYVVDEKKLVMNSASTLVSDEDELIAKLYIENRELVSIQDIPKHVQQAFISVEDERFYNHHGVDLRAIMRALYRDITEGKKVEGGSTITQQLAKNIFLSNEKTWLRKTKEVIIALNLEKKYSKQELLEMYLNQIYFGHGAYGIEAASQLYFNKHVSELTVEQGALLAAIPKAPTNYSPILQPEKSFDRRNLVLSLMERKGYITPEDAVRYQGRTLALDINQMNENMYLLSYIDLVVKEAEERYGLTNNELLKGGYKITVPLDATVQQKAYELFQDLNNFAGTDENVQGAFVLMDNKTGGIIACIGGRNYVQKGLNRATVKRQPGSTFKPIVVYGPALEKEEFNPYSLLVDQLLQYGDYEPHNYNDVYKDKITMYDAIIESANAPAVWALNNLGIDYGKKYLEKAGISITDKGLAMALGGLEEGVSPIDLTTVYRAFAEGGKVIEPHFITKIEDRNNRVIGEFNKEEKRVFSKQTAWYMTRMLEGVVREGTAQMGKYSGALAGKTGSTSYEPVEDATKDAWFVGYTPTVVGALWMGYDKTDKSHYLTKGSSQPTLLFKKIIEETFESKHLAFEVPEQVEDLEQPIRLKEINDLFAQLSFKPYGFFSVNLEWTPAKDKRIKYRIYEKKNNKATLIGTVTGKGDFAISSVNIFSIPNYQVVPYNPITGEEGSPSNNVKPQFFTFDE; the protein is encoded by the coding sequence ATGCTTAAAGTGATTAGTAAAGCAAGTGTAATTATATTTTTTACTTTTTTTGTCGGATTAGTTGCATATTTATTTATAATATATGCTGGAGATTATGTAGTTGATGAAAAAAAACTTGTGATGAACTCTGCTTCAACGTTAGTAAGTGATGAGGATGAGTTAATTGCAAAGCTTTATATAGAGAACAGAGAATTGGTCTCTATACAAGACATTCCTAAACATGTACAGCAGGCATTTATATCAGTGGAGGATGAACGTTTCTATAATCATCATGGAGTTGATTTAAGAGCCATTATGAGGGCATTATATAGGGATATAACTGAAGGAAAGAAGGTGGAGGGAGGAAGTACGATAACACAACAGCTCGCTAAAAACATCTTCCTTTCCAATGAAAAAACGTGGCTACGAAAAACAAAAGAAGTAATTATCGCACTTAATCTAGAAAAAAAATATAGTAAACAAGAGCTGCTAGAAATGTATTTGAACCAAATATATTTTGGGCACGGTGCTTACGGTATTGAAGCTGCTTCCCAATTATATTTCAACAAACATGTGTCTGAACTAACTGTAGAACAAGGAGCGTTATTAGCTGCAATACCAAAAGCTCCAACTAATTATTCCCCGATTCTACAGCCAGAGAAAAGTTTTGATCGGAGAAACCTTGTTTTAAGTTTGATGGAAAGAAAAGGGTATATCACACCCGAGGATGCAGTTCGTTATCAAGGTAGAACGTTAGCGTTAGATATAAATCAGATGAATGAAAATATGTATTTATTATCTTATATAGATTTAGTAGTCAAGGAAGCCGAAGAAAGATATGGATTGACGAATAACGAATTATTAAAGGGTGGATACAAAATTACTGTGCCCTTAGATGCGACTGTACAACAAAAAGCTTATGAATTATTCCAAGACTTAAATAATTTTGCTGGTACAGATGAAAATGTTCAAGGCGCTTTTGTCTTAATGGATAATAAAACAGGAGGGATCATAGCTTGTATTGGTGGGCGTAACTATGTACAAAAGGGCTTGAATCGTGCAACGGTAAAAAGACAGCCTGGTTCTACATTTAAGCCCATAGTCGTATACGGTCCTGCACTTGAGAAAGAAGAATTTAATCCTTACTCATTATTAGTTGATCAACTGCTACAATATGGTGATTATGAACCGCATAATTACAACGATGTTTATAAAGATAAAATAACGATGTATGATGCTATTATTGAATCTGCAAATGCCCCTGCTGTATGGGCGTTAAATAATTTAGGTATTGATTATGGAAAAAAATATTTAGAAAAAGCTGGGATTTCAATAACAGATAAAGGTCTCGCAATGGCACTCGGAGGATTAGAGGAAGGAGTTTCTCCAATTGATTTAACAACGGTTTATCGTGCATTTGCTGAAGGTGGTAAAGTGATTGAACCTCACTTTATTACAAAAATTGAAGACCGTAACAATCGGGTGATTGGGGAATTTAATAAAGAAGAAAAACGTGTATTTTCTAAGCAAACTGCTTGGTATATGACTCGCATGCTAGAGGGGGTAGTTCGAGAAGGAACAGCACAAATGGGAAAATACTCAGGGGCTTTAGCTGGAAAAACTGGTTCGACATCGTACGAGCCAGTTGAAGATGCGACAAAAGATGCGTGGTTTGTTGGGTATACACCTACAGTTGTTGGCGCATTATGGATGGGGTATGACAAAACAGACAAATCTCATTATTTAACAAAAGGTAGTAGTCAACCAACCCTATTATTTAAAAAAATTATAGAAGAGACGTTTGAAAGTAAACATTTAGCGTTTGAAGTTCCTGAGCAAGTAGAGGATCTAGAACAACCAATCCGATTAAAAGAGATAAATGATTTATTTGCACAACTCTCTTTCAAACCATATGGTTTTTTTTCTGTAAATTTAGAATGGACACCAGCTAAGGATAAGAGAATCAAGTATCGAATTTATGAAAAGAAAAATAATAAAGCAACACTTATAGGTACGGTTACTGGAAAAGGAGACTTTGCTATTTCATCTGTCAATATTTTTTCGATACCCAATTATCAAGTAGTTCCTTATAATCCGATTACAGGCGAAGAGGGTAGTCCTTCTAATAATGTTAAGCCACAATTCTTTACATTTGATGAGTAA
- the hemH gene encoding ferrochelatase has protein sequence MMKKQMGLLVMAYGTPYNEEDIERYYTHIRRGRKPTIDMLDDLRERYQAIGGISPLAKITQEQAAKLASHLNDIQQEIEFKPYLGLKHIEPFVEDAVKQMKDDGIEEAVSIVLAPHFSTFSVKSYNGRAKEAADKLGGPIIHSIESWYDEPKFINYWVEKVTETYHKMPDEQRNNAVLIVSAHSLPEKILANGDPYLQQLQHTADLISTNAEISDYVIGWQSAGNTPEPWLGPDVQDLTRQLYKEQGYKTFVYIPVGFVSDHLEVLYDNDIECKMVTDELNATYYRPEMPNTNPDFIDAMASVVLKALDNKKL, from the coding sequence ATTATGAAGAAACAAATGGGTTTGCTCGTTATGGCATATGGGACACCATACAATGAGGAAGATATAGAAAGATATTATACGCATATCCGGCGAGGGAGAAAACCAACTATTGATATGCTTGATGATCTTAGAGAACGATATCAAGCAATTGGTGGAATTTCTCCACTGGCTAAAATTACCCAAGAACAAGCAGCTAAGCTTGCTTCACATCTAAATGATATTCAGCAGGAGATAGAATTTAAACCTTATCTTGGCTTAAAGCATATTGAGCCATTTGTTGAAGATGCTGTGAAACAGATGAAAGACGACGGAATTGAAGAAGCAGTTAGTATCGTTTTAGCGCCACATTTTTCAACTTTCAGTGTTAAATCCTATAATGGTAGGGCTAAGGAAGCTGCTGATAAACTTGGTGGACCCATCATTCATTCAATTGAAAGTTGGTATGATGAGCCTAAATTTATCAATTATTGGGTGGAAAAGGTGACAGAAACTTATCATAAAATGCCTGATGAGCAACGGAATAACGCTGTACTTATTGTTTCAGCTCATAGTTTACCTGAGAAAATCCTTGCTAATGGTGACCCTTACTTACAGCAATTACAGCACACAGCTGATTTAATTTCAACGAATGCGGAGATTTCTGACTATGTAATAGGTTGGCAGAGTGCTGGTAATACGCCTGAGCCGTGGTTAGGACCAGACGTACAAGATTTAACTAGACAGTTGTATAAAGAACAAGGTTATAAAACATTCGTTTATATACCTGTTGGGTTTGTCTCCGATCACTTAGAAGTATTATATGATAATGACATTGAATGTAAAATGGTTACTGATGAACTGAATGCAACATATTACCGTCCTGAAATGCCAAATACAAACCCGGATTTCATAGATGCAATGGCTTCAGTTGTGTTAAAAGCATTAGATAATAAAAAACTATAA
- a CDS encoding MBL fold metallo-hydrolase has translation MKMTVIGYWGGYPAAGEATSGYLIEHEGFSLLVDCGSAVLSQLQKFIQIDQLDAVLLSHYHHDHIADIGPLQYALLIHRFMGKELKELPIYGHSHDQIEFDRLSYKNISRGIAYNPEKKLHIGPFSVTFMQTVHPVMCYAMEIQAGDQSIVYTADSSFDNKFISFAQQADLFICESNLYANQNGTNAGHMTSEEAGFIANKGNVKELLLTHLPHFGDHEQLIREAEKLYQGNVTLAKTGYVWG, from the coding sequence ATGAAGATGACTGTAATTGGATATTGGGGTGGGTATCCTGCCGCAGGGGAAGCAACGTCAGGTTATTTAATTGAGCATGAAGGTTTTTCATTATTGGTTGATTGCGGTAGCGCGGTTCTATCGCAACTGCAAAAATTTATTCAAATTGACCAACTTGATGCTGTTTTACTTTCTCACTATCATCATGATCATATTGCAGACATTGGTCCTCTACAATATGCTTTGTTAATTCACAGATTTATGGGGAAAGAACTGAAGGAACTACCGATTTATGGACATTCACATGATCAAATAGAGTTTGATAGGCTATCGTATAAAAATATTTCAAGAGGAATTGCATATAACCCTGAAAAAAAATTACACATTGGACCTTTTTCCGTTACCTTTATGCAAACAGTTCACCCAGTAATGTGCTATGCTATGGAAATACAAGCAGGTGATCAATCAATTGTTTATACAGCTGACTCCAGTTTTGATAATAAATTTATTTCATTTGCTCAACAAGCCGATTTATTTATTTGTGAAAGCAATTTATATGCAAATCAAAATGGAACGAACGCTGGACACATGACTAGTGAAGAAGCTGGTTTTATCGCAAATAAAGGTAATGTCAAGGAACTTTTACTTACGCATCTTCCACATTTTGGTGATCATGAACAATTAATTAGGGAAGCTGAAAAACTATATCAAGGTAATGTAACTCTTGCAAAAACTGGCTATGTTTGGGGTTGA
- the yhfH gene encoding protein YhfH: MIEKSSDFFKNLPPKKCTDCNKEIDEQHECYGNICNDCLHVK; encoded by the coding sequence ATGATCGAGAAAAGTAGTGACTTCTTCAAAAACTTACCACCAAAAAAATGTACTGATTGTAATAAAGAAATAGATGAACAGCATGAATGCTATGGTAACATCTGTAACGATTGTCTTCATGTTAAATAA
- a CDS encoding fatty acid--CoA ligase family protein: protein MNLTSRLSESAQKYPAKPAYIFQDKASTYAELDSAVNAFASGLDKLGIGKGDHIALLLGNSPYFVISLYGALKVGATIIPINPIYTADEISYIVNNGDVKAIITFDVLLPQVEPMLPIMKGVEHIIYCETPQGKDAGIDSSAIVTLEKMKSFSKIISLGSFNYEGPTLAEDDVAVILYTSGTTGKPKGAMLTHKNLYSNAIDVAQYLKLSDTDRVITTLPMFHVFCLTVALNAPLMNGGTLIILPKFSPEEVFRVAKTYEATVFAGVPTMYNFLLQHPDGNKEDLASLRLCISGGASMPVALLKGFEQKFNVIVSEGYGLSEASPVTAFNPLDRPRKPGSIGTSIFNIENKVVDEMGEEVPPGQVGELIVRGPNVMKGYYKMPEETAHTIMDGWLYTGDLARMDEEGYFYIVDRKKDMVLVGGYNVYPREVEEVLYNHPDIIEAAVIGVPDPNFGEAVKSFVVTTNNQLTEKEVLDYCIEHLAKYKTPTSIEFIEELPKNTTGKILRRALKQQATTSL, encoded by the coding sequence TTGAATTTAACTTCGCGCTTGTCAGAATCTGCACAGAAATACCCAGCAAAACCAGCTTATATTTTTCAAGATAAAGCTAGCACATATGCTGAGCTAGATAGTGCTGTGAATGCGTTTGCTAGTGGGTTAGACAAACTAGGTATTGGCAAAGGGGATCACATTGCACTCTTATTAGGTAATTCACCTTACTTTGTAATTTCGCTTTACGGTGCATTGAAGGTAGGAGCAACTATTATACCTATTAATCCTATTTATACTGCCGATGAAATTAGTTATATCGTTAATAATGGGGATGTTAAAGCGATTATTACCTTTGATGTTTTACTTCCACAAGTAGAACCTATGCTTCCTATCATGAAAGGTGTCGAACATATCATTTATTGTGAAACACCACAAGGAAAAGACGCCGGTATTGATTCATCAGCAATTGTTACATTAGAAAAAATGAAATCGTTTTCAAAGATAATCTCATTAGGAAGTTTTAATTATGAAGGTCCAACATTAGCTGAAGATGATGTAGCAGTTATCCTTTATACATCAGGAACAACAGGTAAACCAAAAGGGGCAATGCTGACTCATAAAAATTTGTATAGTAATGCGATAGATGTTGCACAATATTTAAAATTAAGTGATACTGACCGAGTAATTACTACATTACCGATGTTTCATGTGTTTTGCCTAACCGTTGCACTGAATGCTCCACTTATGAATGGCGGAACGTTGATAATATTACCAAAGTTTAGTCCCGAAGAAGTATTTCGTGTTGCAAAGACATATGAAGCGACAGTTTTTGCAGGTGTCCCAACGATGTATAACTTTTTATTACAACATCCAGACGGAAATAAAGAAGATTTAGCATCTTTACGTCTTTGTATTTCTGGTGGTGCATCAATGCCAGTAGCACTGTTAAAAGGTTTTGAACAAAAGTTTAATGTTATCGTATCAGAGGGTTACGGATTGTCTGAAGCATCTCCAGTAACAGCCTTTAATCCGCTAGATCGTCCAAGAAAACCAGGCTCTATTGGTACAAGTATTTTTAATATAGAAAATAAGGTAGTTGACGAAATGGGTGAGGAGGTACCACCGGGACAAGTAGGTGAGCTTATTGTTCGTGGGCCAAATGTGATGAAAGGTTATTATAAAATGCCTGAAGAAACTGCTCATACAATTATGGATGGGTGGTTATACACTGGTGATTTGGCACGTATGGATGAAGAGGGGTATTTTTATATTGTAGATAGAAAAAAAGACATGGTACTAGTAGGTGGATATAATGTATATCCACGAGAAGTAGAGGAGGTTCTATATAATCATCCAGATATTATCGAGGCTGCAGTCATTGGTGTTCCAGATCCGAACTTTGGTGAGGCAGTAAAAAGCTTTGTAGTAACAACAAACAATCAACTTACTGAGAAAGAAGTCCTTGATTATTGTATAGAGCATCTAGCAAAATATAAAACCCCTACCTCAATAGAGTTTATAGAAGAGTTACCAAAAAACACAACAGGAAAAATATTAAGACGTGCTTTAAAACAGCAAGCAACAACAAGCTTATAA
- a CDS encoding YhgE/Pip domain-containing protein, which translates to MRGISLLIQELKAMVTNKKLIVPIIVLMFIPLLYSGMFLWAFWDPYDQMDRLPVAVVNQDIGTVYNDEELHIGDDLVDQLKDNEGFGWDFVDENVAQEGLDNLDYYMMVEIPVDFSERATTLLEDNPTKLELKYIPNESYNFLAGQIGESAIEKIKGELANEISATFAESLFDNVDELADGLTEASDGASKIDDGVTELNDGAITLQENLAKLASNTITFKEGLQASNNGSKELVDGVTALKDGFGEMKTGQEELLAGALEAQNGTEQLSNGLQQSLQGVETAQSSIPQLTDGSLQLNDGTQQLIGSIEQWKQAAEQTAAGSAQLSTGIEQLNEVIQPMFDSLPEEQKEQLKVTMASLIDGSKEVNGGLEQLTVAADEINGGATVLSTEMNKLHQGQLALQTGIIELAEGQQVLVDGATKLLDGQDQLVGGLQLFGEKITEAQVGTGNLLDGSNKLSAGIDELATGSLALEDGASQLADGSIDLIDGFGELSEGANELSTKLTDASTETSEISGNDDMYNMFADPVTVEEKKMNEVPNYGTGFAPYFLSLGLFVGALLLSIVFPLRETIAAPKNPFSWFISKFGVLVIVGIIQALIADAVLLYGLGLEVKSVPLFILFSILTSVTFITLIQFLVTCFNDPGRFLAIVILILQLTTSAGTFPLEVIPDVLQPFNTLLPMTYTVSGLKAVISSGDYGFMWQNATILLMFIVLMSLGTLLYFVMQFKRKYGANAAQS; encoded by the coding sequence ATGAGAGGAATATCACTGTTAATACAAGAACTAAAAGCGATGGTAACGAACAAGAAACTCATTGTTCCAATCATTGTGTTAATGTTTATTCCGCTGTTATATAGTGGAATGTTTTTATGGGCTTTCTGGGATCCATACGATCAGATGGATCGTTTACCTGTAGCAGTCGTAAATCAAGATATTGGTACAGTGTATAATGATGAAGAACTGCACATAGGAGATGATTTAGTAGATCAATTAAAAGATAATGAAGGTTTTGGATGGGATTTTGTAGATGAAAATGTAGCTCAAGAAGGGTTGGATAATCTAGATTATTATATGATGGTTGAAATTCCAGTAGATTTTTCTGAGCGTGCTACAACATTGTTAGAAGATAACCCTACCAAGCTAGAGCTTAAATATATACCTAATGAAAGTTATAACTTTCTTGCTGGACAAATTGGAGAATCTGCAATTGAAAAAATTAAAGGCGAGCTAGCGAATGAAATTAGTGCAACATTCGCAGAAAGCCTATTTGACAATGTTGATGAATTAGCAGATGGTTTAACAGAGGCTAGTGATGGTGCAAGTAAGATTGATGATGGAGTTACCGAACTAAACGATGGTGCAATTACGTTGCAAGAAAATTTAGCAAAGCTAGCAAGCAATACAATTACATTTAAGGAAGGGTTACAAGCATCAAATAATGGTTCAAAAGAATTAGTTGATGGCGTAACAGCTTTAAAAGATGGATTTGGGGAAATGAAGACAGGCCAGGAAGAATTGTTAGCTGGAGCTCTTGAAGCTCAAAATGGTACAGAACAATTGTCAAATGGTTTGCAACAATCACTTCAGGGAGTGGAAACAGCTCAGTCTTCTATACCTCAATTAACAGATGGATCCTTACAGTTAAATGATGGGACACAACAGTTAATTGGATCCATAGAACAATGGAAACAAGCAGCAGAACAAACTGCAGCTGGATCTGCCCAGTTATCAACTGGTATTGAACAATTAAATGAAGTGATTCAACCGATGTTTGATTCGTTACCTGAGGAACAAAAGGAACAACTTAAAGTAACCATGGCGAGCTTAATAGATGGAAGTAAAGAAGTAAATGGTGGATTAGAACAGTTAACGGTTGCTGCTGACGAAATTAATGGTGGTGCAACAGTACTTTCAACAGAAATGAATAAGCTTCATCAAGGACAACTTGCGTTACAAACTGGAATAATCGAGTTGGCTGAAGGGCAACAGGTGCTAGTTGATGGTGCTACTAAACTGTTAGATGGTCAAGATCAACTTGTAGGTGGGCTTCAATTATTCGGAGAAAAGATTACAGAGGCACAAGTAGGTACTGGCAATTTACTAGACGGTAGTAATAAATTATCAGCTGGTATAGATGAATTAGCAACTGGCTCTTTGGCGCTAGAAGATGGAGCTAGTCAATTAGCAGATGGATCTATAGACTTAATTGATGGGTTTGGAGAGCTTTCTGAAGGAGCGAATGAACTTTCTACGAAATTAACTGATGCCTCCACAGAGACATCGGAAATATCAGGTAACGATGATATGTATAATATGTTCGCAGACCCAGTAACAGTCGAAGAAAAGAAAATGAATGAAGTACCAAACTATGGAACAGGGTTTGCGCCATACTTCTTAAGTTTAGGGTTGTTTGTGGGGGCATTGCTCTTGTCGATTGTATTTCCTTTACGTGAAACGATCGCAGCGCCAAAAAATCCGTTTAGTTGGTTTATTAGTAAATTTGGAGTACTGGTTATAGTTGGTATAATTCAAGCGCTAATAGCCGATGCAGTGCTATTATATGGCTTAGGTCTTGAAGTGAAAAGTGTCCCATTATTTATCTTGTTTAGCATTCTAACTAGTGTAACCTTTATCACATTGATTCAGTTTTTAGTGACTTGCTTTAATGATCCAGGACGCTTCTTAGCAATAGTTATTTTAATTTTGCAATTAACAACTAGTGCCGGAACGTTCCCGTTAGAAGTAATTCCAGATGTATTACAACCGTTTAATACATTATTACCAATGACCTATACAGTTTCAGGGTTGAAGGCAGTTATATCAAGCGGTGATTATGGATTTATGTGGCAAAATGCAACAATCCTTTTAATGTTCATTGTATTGATGTCATTAGGAACGCTATTATATTTTGTAATGCAGTTTAAGCGTAAATATGGAGCAAATGCTGCACAATCATAA